One Nicotiana sylvestris chromosome 12, ASM39365v2, whole genome shotgun sequence genomic window carries:
- the LOC138882723 gene encoding uncharacterized protein has protein sequence MHDFFMAEDSELWDIICDCPYIPTKKVGDPLVTMPKTTKEYNDADRKAVEKNFHAKKILEYGIGPDEYNRISSFQSAKEIWEALQTSHEGTTQVKQSKIDMLTTEYELFRMKDNESIQDMHTRFTSIINELHSFGEIIPSNKLARKILSVLASSWESKVNVTTEAKDLQALTIDELVGNMKTYEMNNKKKKKDSERKEPGTQS, from the coding sequence ATGCATGACTTCTTCATGGCAGAAGATTCTGAGTTGTGGGATATTATTTGTGATTGTCCTTATATCCCAACAAAGAAGGTCGGAGACCCTCTAGTGACAATGCCAAAGACCACGAAAGAATACAATGATGCAGATAGGAAAGCTGTGGAGAAAAACTTCCATGCCAAGAAAATTTTGGAGTATGGCATAGGACCTGATGAATACAACAGGATCTCATCCTTTCAATCCGCCAAGGAAATATGGGAAGCTTTACAAACATCACACGAGGGAACTACTCAAGTAAAGCAATCtaagattgacatgctcaccactgaGTATGAGCTCTTCAGAATGAAGGACAATGAATCCATTCAAGacatgcacacaagattcacgtctatcataaatgagttacactcgtTTGGGGAAATAATTCCTAGTAACAAGCTCGCAAGGAAAATTCTCAGTGTTTTGGCTAGTTCATGGGAGAGTAAAGTGAATGTCACTACTGAAGCAAAGGATCTGCAGGCCCTAACTATAGATGAGCTAGTTGGAAATATGAAAACATACGAAATgaataataagaagaagaagaaagacagtgaaagaaaagaacctggtactcaaagctga